In the genome of Rhodoplanes sp. Z2-YC6860, one region contains:
- a CDS encoding ABC transporter substrate-binding protein, whose product MRIDVRRIGGFGAMVCAGIMLSGAASAQVKLIEQAGFPAPDLTNIMNLIADKAGFLKGEGLEVEVRFSTGGPQATQITASGGADIGEVTLEPLIEGYDKGIRGKLFFAEYTRLIYHIAVPADSSIQSIADLKGKKIGVTNMGSASLVVARSALRKSNVPIEADMFRPVGFGDGAVAALRSGQVQALSMWTSAYGSMMKAGMALRFLYHPTVAEIGNGGYFASDKTLAEKRDSLIRFGRAHAKATVFLLENPEAALRMHWKYNPASKPAGTDEEAIKRGMIEMNALLSQYSIERHSDKRYGFTDMDGVRTYIGLFTEEGVISRPVQAQDIATNDLLDEINKFDEAKVRELARSWK is encoded by the coding sequence ATGCGGATAGATGTGCGAAGGATTGGTGGCTTCGGCGCGATGGTCTGCGCCGGGATAATGCTGAGCGGCGCGGCCTCTGCGCAAGTGAAATTGATTGAGCAAGCAGGCTTCCCCGCGCCAGACTTGACCAACATCATGAACCTGATCGCGGACAAGGCCGGCTTCCTCAAAGGAGAAGGTCTCGAAGTCGAGGTGAGGTTTAGCACCGGCGGACCGCAAGCCACCCAGATCACAGCTTCCGGGGGCGCCGACATTGGCGAAGTTACCCTGGAGCCACTGATCGAGGGCTACGACAAGGGAATCCGCGGCAAACTCTTTTTCGCGGAGTATACGCGGCTCATCTACCACATCGCTGTGCCCGCAGACAGTTCGATCCAATCTATCGCGGACCTAAAGGGCAAAAAGATCGGCGTTACCAACATGGGTAGCGCATCGTTGGTTGTCGCTCGTTCTGCTCTACGCAAGAGCAACGTCCCTATCGAAGCCGATATGTTCAGGCCCGTCGGATTTGGTGATGGCGCTGTCGCAGCTCTGCGCAGCGGCCAGGTCCAGGCGCTGTCAATGTGGACGTCGGCTTACGGAAGCATGATGAAGGCCGGCATGGCGCTCCGTTTTCTTTATCATCCAACGGTCGCCGAAATCGGCAATGGCGGCTATTTCGCATCGGACAAAACGCTGGCGGAAAAGCGAGATAGTCTCATTAGATTCGGACGCGCTCATGCCAAAGCCACTGTCTTTCTGCTCGAGAATCCAGAGGCCGCGCTCAGGATGCATTGGAAATACAACCCGGCTTCCAAGCCCGCGGGCACCGATGAAGAAGCGATCAAGCGCGGCATGATCGAGATGAACGCGCTGCTCTCTCAGTACAGCATCGAGAGACACTCGGACAAGCGTTACGGGTTTACCGACATGGACGGCGTGCGGACATACATCGGGCTGTTTACGGAGGAAGGCGTCATCTCGCGACCAGTGCAGGCGCAGGATATCGCCACCAATGATCTTCTCGATGAGATCAACAAGTTCGACGAAGCAAAAGTGCGCGAACTCGCACGCAGTTGGAAATGA
- a CDS encoding ABC transporter permease yields the protein MSDPGTAAVEITRASLTRRVVAMLRNRLGQLVGLLIFVLAWEASLRLLEVPQFILPTPFEIADRIINDAASGLIFVHIGVTVAETLLGFVLAAALGIGLGCAVGLIPGFERIVYPYILAVQTIPKVALAPLMIIWVGYGIQSKALTAGLIAFFPILVNVVVGLKTVEPRMLLLMRALKAGHLQTFFKVRLPSMLPYLFAGLETAVIFAVIGAIVGEFIGSSQGLGSLIIQRQASIDVPGVFSVLFYLSVIGIVLDVILRFIARRYAFWSHRTLAVDETR from the coding sequence GTGAGTGACCCGGGGACAGCCGCCGTCGAGATTACGAGAGCATCGCTTACCCGCCGCGTGGTCGCGATGCTCCGCAATCGGCTTGGACAACTCGTCGGTCTGCTCATTTTCGTTTTAGCTTGGGAAGCCAGTCTGCGCCTGCTCGAGGTACCCCAATTTATTCTGCCGACACCGTTCGAGATCGCCGATCGCATCATCAATGACGCGGCCTCGGGATTGATCTTCGTCCATATTGGGGTGACTGTGGCGGAGACGCTGCTCGGATTTGTTCTTGCCGCAGCCCTTGGCATTGGTCTGGGTTGTGCGGTCGGCCTTATCCCTGGGTTTGAGCGTATCGTTTATCCTTACATTTTGGCCGTGCAGACAATTCCAAAGGTCGCGCTCGCACCCTTGATGATCATATGGGTCGGCTATGGCATTCAATCGAAAGCTTTGACGGCGGGCTTGATCGCATTCTTTCCGATCCTGGTGAACGTTGTCGTAGGACTCAAAACGGTTGAGCCGCGTATGCTTCTGCTGATGCGTGCACTCAAGGCTGGCCACCTACAAACGTTCTTCAAAGTGCGGCTGCCGAGCATGCTGCCATATCTATTCGCCGGACTTGAGACCGCGGTCATCTTCGCGGTGATCGGCGCCATTGTGGGCGAATTTATCGGCTCGTCCCAGGGCCTCGGCAGCCTCATCATTCAACGGCAGGCATCGATCGATGTGCCGGGGGTCTTCTCCGTGCTGTTCTATTTGTCGGTCATCGGCATCGTTCTTGATGTCATCTTGCGATTCATCGCTCGCCGATATGCGTTCTGGTCACATCGAACTTTGGCGGTCGACGAAACCCGATAG
- a CDS encoding ABC transporter ATP-binding protein, producing MNEGPGYREDRGSEAGRTIDTDSAFLRVESISKTYPARDKQPVEAIKDISFSLSKGEFASILGPSGCGKSTLLLIIAGLIAPTSGQMIFREPDSTSETDFGIVFQDPVLFPWRDVQANVELPGEIARLDREERSAKARQLIALVGLQGFERKYPYELSGGMQQRVSIARALMLSPSLLLMDEPFGALDAMTREQMNLELQKISLATGATVVFVTHSITEAAFLSDRVMVMTGRPATLKDVVTIDTPRPRGIDMIASGHFSDHVARLRRLLNARSDPT from the coding sequence ATGAACGAAGGCCCAGGTTATCGGGAGGATCGAGGAAGCGAAGCCGGGAGGACGATCGATACAGATTCTGCATTCCTCCGCGTTGAATCAATTTCTAAGACGTATCCGGCGAGGGACAAACAGCCAGTCGAAGCAATCAAAGATATCTCTTTTTCGCTAAGCAAAGGCGAATTCGCTTCGATACTTGGCCCCTCGGGATGCGGCAAAAGCACCCTGCTCTTAATAATCGCCGGTCTAATCGCCCCTACCAGCGGACAGATGATTTTCCGCGAGCCGGACTCCACTAGCGAGACCGATTTCGGCATCGTGTTTCAAGATCCGGTGCTTTTCCCGTGGCGCGACGTGCAGGCCAACGTCGAACTTCCCGGCGAGATCGCCCGCCTGGATCGCGAGGAACGCTCGGCGAAGGCCCGACAGTTGATCGCCCTGGTAGGCTTGCAGGGTTTCGAACGGAAATATCCCTATGAACTCTCCGGCGGCATGCAGCAACGCGTCTCGATCGCGCGCGCGCTCATGCTATCCCCGTCGCTTCTGTTGATGGATGAGCCGTTCGGGGCACTCGACGCGATGACTCGCGAGCAGATGAATCTAGAATTGCAGAAAATCAGCCTGGCCACCGGTGCAACCGTCGTTTTCGTGACGCACTCGATCACCGAAGCCGCGTTTCTTTCCGATCGAGTCATGGTGATGACCGGAAGGCCGGCGACGCTCAAAGATGTGGTCACGATCGATACCCCACGTCCGCGCGGCATCGACATGATCGCCTCGGGCCACTTCAGTGATCACGTCGCGCGTCTACGACGCCTACTAAATGCCAGGAGCGATCCGACGTGA
- a CDS encoding DUF2171 domain-containing protein → MVIKEHMEVIGADGVHVGTVDKIEVGRIKLTKKDSGEGAHKGHHHFIKRSLVADVEGNKVRLSANADVAVTMEEETGRG, encoded by the coding sequence ATGGTCATCAAAGAACATATGGAAGTGATCGGAGCGGACGGTGTCCATGTAGGCACGGTCGATAAAATCGAAGTTGGGCGCATCAAACTGACGAAGAAAGACAGCGGGGAAGGCGCACACAAAGGCCATCATCACTTCATCAAGCGGAGCTTGGTGGCTGATGTCGAAGGCAACAAAGTACGCCTCTCTGCCAACGCCGACGTTGCAGTCACGATGGAAGAAGAAACAGGGCGCGGCTGA